The Kribbella amoyensis genomic sequence CCGCGACCGCTCGCTCAACCAGGACCCGATCAAGGCCCCCGGGTACGGCATCGACACCTGGTACTGGCAGCTGTTCACGCAGTCCGGGCTGTTCGACCCGGACCTGCCGCTGCGCGAGTACCCCGCGAAGGCCTGGGAGCAGTTCCTGTACTCACCGCCGACCAAGGTGAAGGTCGGCAAGAGCAACCTGACCTTCGAGGGCCTCGTGGTCAAGGTCAGGCGCCAGTACCTGGCCAAGGACCGCGACACGCTGCAGAGCCACGCCCGCGCCTTCGCCGAGCGGGCACTCAAGCTGGTGGAGTGCCCGAGCTGTGGCGGCGCCCGGCTCAACGAGGCGGCCCGGTCGGTCCGGGTCGACGGACTCGGGATCGCCAAGTGTTCGGCGATGCAGATCAGCGACCTGGCCGAGTTCGTCCGCGGGATCCGGCATCCCGGCGTGGGGCCGTTGCTCGAAGGACTGCGGGCGACGCTGGAGTCGATGGTCGAGATCGGGCTGGGATATCTCAGCCTGGACCGGGAGTCGTCGACGTTGTCCGGCGGTGAGGCGCAGCGGGTGAAGCTGGTCCGCCATCTCGGGTCCGCGCTGACCGACGTGACGTACGTGTTCGACGAGCCGACGGTCGGGTTGCACCCGCACGACATCCAGCGGATGAACGATCTGCTGATCCAGCTGACAGAGAAGGGCAACACCGTCCTGGTCGTCGAGCACAAGCCGGAGACGATCCGGATCGCCGATCACGTGGTGGATCTCGGCCCCGGCGCGGGCCAGGCCGGCGGGCGCATCTGTTACACGGGTGACCTGGCCGGGCTGACGAAGTCGGGCACGCTGACCGGACGGTACCTCGATCACCGGGTGCCGGTCCGCGACGAGGTGCGCCGGCCGACCGGGAGCCTGCGGATCGAGCACGCGAACCTGCACAACCTGCGGGACGTGAGCGTGGACATCCCGCTCGGCGTGCTGACCGTGGTCACCGGGGTGGCCGGCTCGGGGAAGAGCTCGCTGATCCACGGTTCGCTCGGTGGCCGGGACGGGGTGATCGTGGCCGGGCAGGAGCCGATCCGTGGGTCCCGGCGCAGCAACCCGGCGACGTACACCGGGTTGCTCGAGCCGATCCGGGCCGAGTTCGCGAAGGCGAACAAGGTGAAGCCCGGGATGTTCAGCGCGAACTCGGTCGGTGCCTGCCCGACCTGCAAGGGACTCGGGCTGGTCTACACCGATCTCGGCATGATGGCCGAGGTGTCGTCGGTGTGCGAGCAGTGCGACGGCGCCCGGTTCACCCCCGAGGTGCTGGCGTACCAACTGCGCGGGAAGAACATCAGCGAGGTCCTGCGGATGACGGTCACCGAGGCGCGGGAGTTCTTCCCCGGTGGCCGCTCCCGGGCGATCCTCGACCGGCTGGTCTCGGTCGGACTCGGGTACCTCGGGCTCGGTCAGCCGCTCACCACGCTGTCCGGCGGTGAACGGCAACGGCTCAAGCTCGCGATCCACCGCGGCCGCAAGGGCTCGGTGTACGTGCTCGACGAGCCGACCACCGGGCTGCACCTCGCCGATGTCGACCAGCTGCTCGCGATGCTCGACGAGTTGGTGGACGAGGGCAACACGGTGATCGTGATCGAGCACCACCAGGCCGTGATGGCGCACGCCGACTGGCTGATCGACGTCGGTCCGGGGGCGGGTCACGACGGTGGGCGGATCGTGTTCACCGGGATCCCGGCCGATCTGGTCGAGAGCAGTTCGTCGCTCACCGCGGAACACCTGCGCCGGTACGTCGCGGACCCGGTGATCGCGGAGGACTGAGGTTTCTGGGGGTCGCCGGCACCCTTGTCGGCGACCCCTACTGGGTGAGCAGCTCGGCGGACAGCGTTTCGACCACGTCCCGCCAGGCGGTCAGGAACTCCTCCGCGGGACCGGTCTGGGTCAGCACCAGCCGCGCTCCCCCGTTGCCGTCGCGGAGCTTCCAGGTGACCAGGCCGTGCTGCCACGGGTACACCAGCAGCTCGGCCTCGATCGCCTGCCCGACCGGTCCGGGGTCGATGCCCTTGGCCACGAATCCGGCCGGCGGCAGCTCTCCTTCCCGGACCTCGGCCGCTCCGGTGAGCCGGGCCCAGACGGCCTCCCTGGGCTGGACCAGCTGGCGCTCGTACCGGATGCCGTCGGCAACCACCTCGCCGTGGTCCAGGCCGTACACCTGGACGTAGTGCTCGTGCAGGACGGAGTAGTGCTCGCGGTGCACCTCGTTCCCACCGAGCAACTTGTCCAGGGCGTCCAGGCAGAGGGTCCAGCCACTGGTGAAGCTGGCCGAGCCGGCGTGGTCGTCGTAGGTCGCGGTCAGGGTGAGCACGCACCCGTCCGCGGTCGGCGCCAGCTCCCATCGCTGGATCTCGTCGCCCCAGGTGAACTCGAGCAGCCGCGGCGGATCGTACGCGCGGATCACGCCGGCGTTGTCGGGATCCTCGACGAAGTCGTCCTCGCCACCGGGGAAGGTGAACGCGATCCGGCCGTCGAGGCGCAGATCGAGCTCCATCGTGGCCGGGAACCAGTGCACCAGCTCGGCCGGGTCGGTCAGCGCGCGCCAGACCTTCTCCCGCGGATGCCGCAAAGAGCGCTCCATCCGCAGCACGGTCCGGCCGTTCTCGGTTGTCAGCGTCTCACTCATGGCTCTATATATACCTTTCGAGGAATATAAGAGGCAAGTCCCTCAGCCGTGGAATCGCGCGAGATCGGCCAGTTCGCCGGAGAGGTCGGCCGACTCCGTGCCGAAGAGCGAGACCGATGGTCCGACGTGCTGCCAGGACCCGATCACCCGGCCACCCCGGACGACCGCGGGACGCAACATCCCACCGCCGGGATAGACGTGATGCCGGTGCTCCTCGGCCAGCGCGTACCGGCGGTCGCGATACCCGAGCAGGTACGGGTCGAACTCGCCGAGGAACCGCACGCCCTCGAATCCCGGCACGTCACCGACCGCGGCGTACGCCTCACCTTCGATCACGTACTCTTCCCGCGCCGCCGACCGCAAGGCCTGACGAGCGGCCGGGATCGGCAGCCCGGACCAGGTCGCGAAGTCCTTGGCCGTCGCCGGTCCGTAGGCCGTGAGGTAGCGGCGCGCGAGTTCGTCGGCGGCGGAATCAGCTGACTTCAAGGGACCGCCGAGCCAGTCCCGGACCGCGACCCAGGTCTCCCCCGCGTCGTGGCCGGGTCCGTAGCAGAGCCGGCCGAGCAATCCCGTGTGCCGGATCAGGGCGTACACCGCCTGCCCCTTCGGCTCCGCGAGGATCCCGTGCTCGACCAGGACCGCACCGAGTGCGGCTCGTCCGGTCGGACCGTGGTCGAGCAGGTGCGACTCGATCACGTCGGCGCCGCGTTCGCGGAGATCAGGGGTCAGTCCGAGTTCGCCGTAGCGGCGTTCGGTGTCGCGGATCAGCTGGGGACCGAGGAGCCCGAGCAACCAGCCGGCGTCCTCGGTGGCGACCAGTTGCAACGTGCCGCGCATGAACCAGCCGCGCACCACGGATCGGTCGTCCTCCTGGGCCCGGGAGACGTCGGTGAGAGTGGTCGCGGTCGAACGCGCCCGGACGGCGTACGCGGCTCCGCGCCAACTCTGGGCCTGGAGTCCAGCCGTCCGGCGGGCGACGTCGGCCACCCCTCCGGGGCCGGCCTCGGACACCGGACGGTCGAGACCGTTGGCCTGCGCCCGGGCGATCAGCAACCAGTCGACAGACCTTTGCGGCACCCTCGTATCACATCACGAACGGGGGCGCCGCGCAGGAAATCGGCCGGTCCGGCGACGGAATCAGCGGAGTTGGGGCTGGACCAGGTTCGCGTAGCTCGCCTGACCGGTCACGTTCGGGTGGTACGACTCGCTGACCGGGTTGGACAGGCCGTTCACCCACTCCGGGCTGCCGCAGACGGCGTGCCCGATGAAGGCCGAGGTCGGGTTCACGAACGCGAACCCGGCCGCACCGGCCGCGGTCCCGATCCGCGAGTTCAGCAGGTCGGCGGTCTGGTTCAGCCGGGTCATCTCGGCTGCGCTGAAGAAGGTACCGGCGTTGCAGTCGGTGCCGTTGAACAGCCGCGGGTAGCCGACCACGACGATCTTGGCGTTACTGGCCCGGCTCTTGATCGTCGCGTACAGCGTGTTCAGCCGGCCCGGGATCGTGTTGTTGATGGTGGCCTGGGCGGTGTTGATCGCGGCGTCGCAGTTGCCCAGCCAGGCGGGCTTCGCGCACTCGGTGATCACCGAGGAGAACCCGGCGTCGTTGCCGCCCACCTGGACGGTGACGAACTCGATGCCGCTGGTCAGCGGGCCGAGCTGGTTCGCGGTGACGTCGGCGACGCGGGCGCCCGAGCAGGCGACCGAGGTCAGGTTCGCGCCGATCCGGGCCGCGTCGAGGTACGGATAGGACTTGGTCGAGCGCTGGCAGGCGCCGCTGTCGGGAAGGTAGCTACGGGTGCCGACACCCGAGGCGTACGAGTCGCCGAGAGCGACGTAGTCAGGGGCCGCGGCCTGGGCGACGGTGGGCGTCAGGACCGCGGCGCCGGCGAATGCGGCGGAAACGAGGCCGGCGATGATCTTCATGGGCGGACCGCCTTTGCACTTGGAGGGGCGGGAAAGTGCAGGACAACTGACTGTCACCTTTCCCGACCGCAGAGTGACTGACAACCCCTCGGTAAGAAATTCACCCCAGCTTGACCGAACGAGTAGCCACCGTTCCCACCGTCAGCGTGATCCAGGTGAAGGCCAGCACCACCGCGACCCAGAACGCGACCGTGACCCCGGCGCCGGCGGAACCGGAGGCGATCCCGCCGAACGCGGCGAGGAACACCACCCCGGTCACGGCCGAGTACGCCGCCCGGCCCCGGGCGCCGTCCGCAGCGAAACAGCGAGCGATCAGGAAGCAGCAGACGACGAAAGCGAGGAAGCCCACCCCACCGACCGCGAAGTGCAGAGTGCCGTGCCAGCTCATCGTCACCGGCAGGCCGTCCGGCGTACCGACCGGGAAGCCGAGCGCCGGATCCGGAACGAAGACGCCCGCTTTAGCCATCCCCACGCCGAACACCGCGAGCAGCCGCGGCGCCCAGCGCCCGACCGAACCGGCCCGGCGCAGACCAGCGGCACCGAGGACGACGAGCAGGCCGGTGAGGACGAAGTTGAGGCTCTGAACCCAACCGCCCTCGCCGAGGGTGAGCATGCTGGCGGCGTGCTTGCGAGGGTCGAAACCGTCCCGGACCAGGGCCTGGACGGCCACCACGGTGAGATAGATCGGTCCTGCTGCCTTCCCGCAGCCGAGCAGTGCCGTGGCCCGGCCGGCCGGCGTGGAGGAGGTACCGGCGGTGGTGGCGATCGCGGTCATGGTGGGCTCCCTTCGAGGCGAGGTGTGCTTCCACCAACGCGTCGGACGGGAGCAGCCGTTATCGACAGGGCCGGGTCAGCGTTCGGGGCCGGGGACCGAGAGCGGGTTGAAACCGTACGGCAGCTCGAGCCGGTGGGCGGCCATCAGCTCGGGATCCGCGAGCAGGTCGCGGGTCCGGCCGTCGGCGACGATGCGGCCGTCGTCCATCAGCAGGCTGCGCTCGCACAGCTGCAGGGCGTACGGCAGGTCGTGGGTGATCATCAGCAGCGTCACGTCGAGGCCGGCCAGGATGTCGGACAGCTCGCGCCGGCTGGCCGGGTCGAGGTTGCTCGACGGCTCGTCCAGGACCAGGACCTCGGGCCGCATCGCGAGCACGGTGGCGACGGCGACCCGGCGGCGCTGGCCGAACGACAGGTGGTGCGGGGCGATGGTGGCGTGGTCCTGCATGCCGACCTGGACGAGTGCCTCGTGCACCCGGTCGTCGAGCTCGGACCCGCGGAGGCCGAGGTTCGCCGGGCCGAAGGCGACGTCGTCGCGGACCGTCGGCATGAACAACTGGTCGTCGGGATCCTGGAACACCAGCCCGACCTTGCGCCGGACCTCGGTCAGGTGGTCGCGGTGCAGGGCGGACCCGCTGACCTGGATCCGGCCGCTGCCCACCCCACCGGCGACCGCGCCGAGGATGCCGTTGAGGTGCAGCACCAGCGTCGTCTTGCCGGCACCGTTGGGACCGAGGAGGGCAACGCGCTCGCCGCGTTGGACGGTGAAGTCGACGCCGAACAACGCCTGCCGGCCGTCGGGATAGGCGAAGACCAGACGCTCGACCTGAATCGCGGGACCGCTCACAAGCCGACCACCCTAGCCGCGACCGCGACGAGTACGGCGAGCAGGGACAAGGTCAGCCCCTCCAGCCACTGCGCCCGCACCGCACCGTTCTGACTCAGCGGCGGCATCCGGCCGTCGTACCCGCGCGACCTCATCGCCAGGTGGACCCGCTCGCCGCGCTCGAAGCTGCGGACGAACAACCCGCCGACTCCCCCGGCGACCGCCTTGAGATGCCCGGCCCGGCCACCGGCGTACCCGCGGGACTCTCGCGCGATCCGCATCCGGTGCAGGTCGTCGGACACCACGCTGAGGTACCGGATCATGAACGACAGGATCGCGACCAACGTCGACGGCAGCCGCATCCGCTCGAGCCCGGCCAGCAGGTCGCGCGGTGCGGTCGTCGCCGACAACACGATCGCGGCCACCACCCCGAGGGTGCCTTTGACCAGCACGTTCCAGGCGCCGAGGACGCCCGACTGCGACAGCGAGACGCCGAGGACGTCGACCTGCGGACCCGTGGCCACGAACGGCAGCAGCACCGCGAAGACGATGAACGGGGTCTCGACGGCAAGGCGCCGCAGGACGGTCAGCGGCGGGAGCTTCGCCAGAACCACGCATCCGAGCAGCAGCGCGGCGTACACGGCGAAGGCCCAGAACGCGGCCGCCGGGGTGGAGACCACGGCCAGGACGAAGACGACGAGCGCGACGATCTTGACCTGGGCCGGGAGCCGGTGGATCCGGCTGTCGACCGCGACGAGCAGGCCGTCGCCCGCGGAACCGGCCACGAGCGGGTCAGGCCACCTTGTCGGCGTCGGCGGTGGAGCGGGCCGACCGCAACGAGGACAGCTTGGCGATCGCCAGGCCGACCGCGATCGTCACCAGCACCCCGATGATCCCGGCCAGCGCGCCGGAGACCTGGGCGTTGCCGATCCCGCTGACGCCGTAGTCGGCCAGCGGGCTGCTCGCGACGGCCGAGTCCCGCGCGGCGCTGTCGAAGCCCAGCTTCGCGCCGACGAACTCCAGCCCGTCCGGGTGCGCGCTGGCGAACAGGCTGACCACGCCGGCGACCAGGAAGGTGACGGCGACCCCGATCCCGAGACTCCGGCCGGCCGGGCGGGTGGCCACCGGGCGGTCCGCGGCCACGGTCGAACGGTTGCCGTCGGCATCGACGAGGACCAGCTCGGGCTGCAGGTGCCGGACCGCGTACACCAGGTCGGGCCGGGTCGCGACGACGGCGCTCAGGACGGCCGCGGTGATGACGGCCTCCCCCAGGCCGACCAGGACGTGCCAGCCGACCATCGCGGTGGTCAGCTTGCCGAGCGGGATCTCGACCGCGCCACCGATCGCGTACAGGCCGGTGAAGGCGAGCGCCGACAGCGGCACCGAGACGAGGGCACCGAGCGCGCCCGCGGGGACCACGCTGCCGACTCGCTTCGGCAGGACCTGCAGCACCGCCCGGATCGCGAAGTACCCGACGACCACGGTGACCAGACCCATCAGGGTGATGTTCGTGCCGAGCGCGGTCAGGCCACCGTCGGCGAACAGCAGGCCCTGCACGAGCAGCACCGTGGACATCACCAGCACCGCCGTCCATGGTCCGACCAGGGCCGCGGCCAAGGCGCCGCCGAGCAGGTGACCGCTGGTGCCGGCGCCGACCGGGAAGTTGACCATCTGGACGGCGAACACGAACGCGGCGACCAGTCCGGCCAGCGCCGGACCGGTCTCCCGGA encodes the following:
- a CDS encoding excinuclease ABC subunit UvrA; protein product: MPADRTTADSHAVIQVRGARENNLSGVSVDIPKRRLTVFTGVSGSGKSSLVFDTIAAESQRLVNETYSAFVQNFMPSLSRPDVDSLRNLSAAIIVDQERIGANARSTVGTATDAHTMLRILFSRIGTPTVGPPSAFSFNRAEGMCPDCEGLGRSTEIDLDELLDRDRSLNQDPIKAPGYGIDTWYWQLFTQSGLFDPDLPLREYPAKAWEQFLYSPPTKVKVGKSNLTFEGLVVKVRRQYLAKDRDTLQSHARAFAERALKLVECPSCGGARLNEAARSVRVDGLGIAKCSAMQISDLAEFVRGIRHPGVGPLLEGLRATLESMVEIGLGYLSLDRESSTLSGGEAQRVKLVRHLGSALTDVTYVFDEPTVGLHPHDIQRMNDLLIQLTEKGNTVLVVEHKPETIRIADHVVDLGPGAGQAGGRICYTGDLAGLTKSGTLTGRYLDHRVPVRDEVRRPTGSLRIEHANLHNLRDVSVDIPLGVLTVVTGVAGSGKSSLIHGSLGGRDGVIVAGQEPIRGSRRSNPATYTGLLEPIRAEFAKANKVKPGMFSANSVGACPTCKGLGLVYTDLGMMAEVSSVCEQCDGARFTPEVLAYQLRGKNISEVLRMTVTEAREFFPGGRSRAILDRLVSVGLGYLGLGQPLTTLSGGERQRLKLAIHRGRKGSVYVLDEPTTGLHLADVDQLLAMLDELVDEGNTVIVIEHHQAVMAHADWLIDVGPGAGHDGGRIVFTGIPADLVESSSSLTAEHLRRYVADPVIAED
- a CDS encoding SRPBCC family protein; this encodes MSETLTTENGRTVLRMERSLRHPREKVWRALTDPAELVHWFPATMELDLRLDGRIAFTFPGGEDDFVEDPDNAGVIRAYDPPRLLEFTWGDEIQRWELAPTADGCVLTLTATYDDHAGSASFTSGWTLCLDALDKLLGGNEVHREHYSVLHEHYVQVYGLDHGEVVADGIRYERQLVQPREAVWARLTGAAEVREGELPPAGFVAKGIDPGPVGQAIEAELLVYPWQHGLVTWKLRDGNGGARLVLTQTGPAEEFLTAWRDVVETLSAELLTQ
- a CDS encoding winged helix DNA-binding domain-containing protein — translated: MPQRSVDWLLIARAQANGLDRPVSEAGPGGVADVARRTAGLQAQSWRGAAYAVRARSTATTLTDVSRAQEDDRSVVRGWFMRGTLQLVATEDAGWLLGLLGPQLIRDTERRYGELGLTPDLRERGADVIESHLLDHGPTGRAALGAVLVEHGILAEPKGQAVYALIRHTGLLGRLCYGPGHDAGETWVAVRDWLGGPLKSADSAADELARRYLTAYGPATAKDFATWSGLPIPAARQALRSAAREEYVIEGEAYAAVGDVPGFEGVRFLGEFDPYLLGYRDRRYALAEEHRHHVYPGGGMLRPAVVRGGRVIGSWQHVGPSVSLFGTESADLSGELADLARFHG
- a CDS encoding SGNH/GDSL hydrolase family protein, yielding MKIIAGLVSAAFAGAAVLTPTVAQAAAPDYVALGDSYASGVGTRSYLPDSGACQRSTKSYPYLDAARIGANLTSVACSGARVADVTANQLGPLTSGIEFVTVQVGGNDAGFSSVITECAKPAWLGNCDAAINTAQATINNTIPGRLNTLYATIKSRASNAKIVVVGYPRLFNGTDCNAGTFFSAAEMTRLNQTADLLNSRIGTAAGAAGFAFVNPTSAFIGHAVCGSPEWVNGLSNPVSESYHPNVTGQASYANLVQPQLR
- a CDS encoding DUF998 domain-containing protein is translated as MTAIATTAGTSSTPAGRATALLGCGKAAGPIYLTVVAVQALVRDGFDPRKHAASMLTLGEGGWVQSLNFVLTGLLVVLGAAGLRRAGSVGRWAPRLLAVFGVGMAKAGVFVPDPALGFPVGTPDGLPVTMSWHGTLHFAVGGVGFLAFVVCCFLIARCFAADGARGRAAYSAVTGVVFLAAFGGIASGSAGAGVTVAFWVAVVLAFTWITLTVGTVATRSVKLG
- a CDS encoding energy-coupling factor ABC transporter ATP-binding protein, which codes for MSGPAIQVERLVFAYPDGRQALFGVDFTVQRGERVALLGPNGAGKTTLVLHLNGILGAVAGGVGSGRIQVSGSALHRDHLTEVRRKVGLVFQDPDDQLFMPTVRDDVAFGPANLGLRGSELDDRVHEALVQVGMQDHATIAPHHLSFGQRRRVAVATVLAMRPEVLVLDEPSSNLDPASRRELSDILAGLDVTLLMITHDLPYALQLCERSLLMDDGRIVADGRTRDLLADPELMAAHRLELPYGFNPLSVPGPER
- the cbiQ gene encoding cobalt ECF transporter T component CbiQ encodes the protein MAGSAGDGLLVAVDSRIHRLPAQVKIVALVVFVLAVVSTPAAAFWAFAVYAALLLGCVVLAKLPPLTVLRRLAVETPFIVFAVLLPFVATGPQVDVLGVSLSQSGVLGAWNVLVKGTLGVVAAIVLSATTAPRDLLAGLERMRLPSTLVAILSFMIRYLSVVSDDLHRMRIARESRGYAGGRAGHLKAVAGGVGGLFVRSFERGERVHLAMRSRGYDGRMPPLSQNGAVRAQWLEGLTLSLLAVLVAVAARVVGL
- a CDS encoding energy-coupling factor ABC transporter permease produces the protein MHVPDGFFDAPTSVATGLIAAGAVGVSLQRASREIRETGPALAGLVAAFVFAVQMVNFPVGAGTSGHLLGGALAAALVGPWTAVLVMSTVLLVQGLLFADGGLTALGTNITLMGLVTVVVGYFAIRAVLQVLPKRVGSVVPAGALGALVSVPLSALAFTGLYAIGGAVEIPLGKLTTAMVGWHVLVGLGEAVITAAVLSAVVATRPDLVYAVRHLQPELVLVDADGNRSTVAADRPVATRPAGRSLGIGVAVTFLVAGVVSLFASAHPDGLEFVGAKLGFDSAARDSAVASSPLADYGVSGIGNAQVSGALAGIIGVLVTIAVGLAIAKLSSLRSARSTADADKVA